The DNA window GGCAAAGATCATCGGGCGATCGGTATACTCTCTTATTTTACGGGCAAAAAAATAAAGTGGCAATAGGCTGCCACTTTATTTCGCGTATTCGACCGCCCGCGTTTCGCGGATGACGGTCACTTTAATATGGCCTGGATAATCGAGCTCTTCTTCGATCCGTTTGCGGATATCGCGCGCCAACCGATGCGCTTCCAAATCGTCGATCATATCCGGTTTGACCATGATGCGCACTTCGCGTCCAGCTTGGATGGCGTACGATTTTTCCACACCTTCGTACGATTCGGCGATTTCTTCGAGCTTCTCTAAGCGGCGGATGTAGTTTTCCAGCGTTTCGCTGCGCGCCCCCGGCCGTGCTGCCGACAAGGCGTCCGCCGCCGCGACGAGCACGGCGATGACCGACGTCGGCTCAGTGTCGCCATGATGAGAGGCGATGCTGTTAATGACGACCGGATGTTCTTTATACTTCGTCGCCAGCTCGACGCCGACTTCCACATGGCTTCCTTCCACTTCATGATCAATCGCCTTGCCGATGTCATGAAGCAAGCCGGCCCGGCGCGCCAGCATTTCGTCTTCCCCGAGCTCGGCCGCCATCAGCCCGGCTAAAAACGCCACTTCCACGGAATGTTTTAAGACGTTTTGCCCGTAGCTCGTCCGGAACTTGAGCCGCCCTAAAATTTTGATTAAATCCGGATGCAAGCCGTGGACGCCGACTTCAAACGTCGTCTGCTCGCCGACTTCGCGGATGTGCTCGTCCACTTCACGGCGCGCCTTTTCAACCATTTCTTCAATGCGCGCTGGGTGGATGCGGCCGTCCTGCACGAGCTTATCTAGCGCAATGCGCGCCGTTTCGCGGCGAATCGGGTCAAATCCGGACAAAATGACCGCCTCCGGCGTATCGTCGATAATTAAATCGATGCCGGTCAGCGTCTCAAGCGTGCGAATGTTCCGCCCTTCGCGTCCGATGATTCGCCCTTTCATTTCATCGTTTGGCAGATTGACGACAGAAACGGTCGTTTCGGCGACATGATCGGCGGCGCAACGCTGGATGGCGAGCGACAAAATCGCCTTCGCCCGCTTGTCTGCCTCCTCTTTCGCTCGCGTTTCCGCCTCTTTGACCATCATCGCAATCTCATGCGACAGCTCCTTTTCGACGCGTTCTAAAATGAGCTGGCGCGCATCGTCGCGCGTCAATCCGGAAATGCGTTCCAGTTCGGTTTGTTGCTGTTTGACGAGCGTTTCCACTTTGCTTTCCATTTGTTCAATATGCTGTTGTCTTTCGTTTAACGCTTCTTCTTTCGCTTCGAGCAGCGCCTCGCGTTTATTGAGCGCTTCATCTTTGCGGTCGAGGTTTTCCTCCTTTTGCATCAAGCGGTTTTCTTGTTTTTGGAGTTCGCTTCTCCGGTCGCGGATGTCGCGCTCCGCCTCCGTGCGCAGTTTATGAATCTCGTCTTTCGCCTCGAGAAGCGCCTCTTTTTTCAAGGCGTCCGCTGCGCGTTTCGCCTCTTCAATCAGCTGCTCGGCAGCTGCTTTCGCCCCGCCGATTTTTGCTTCGGCAATCGATTTGCGAACAAAAAAGCCAACAACGGCACCAATGACTAAGGCAAGCAAAGCGGAGATGATGATCGAACCCATCGTTTCACCTCCTCTTGCTGTACAGTTTTCTTTCGCTCTTTCTTCGCGCCGCGGTTGTCCCCAACTGTCCGGCGCACGTGGACATTCCCGTTTTCAACGCATTGGCTCGGTCGTTTTGCTTGGCGTTCCCGTGCGGCCTTCACCGCACGAAAGCGGTTCGCCTTCTCAAGCGGGCCTATGGCCCTGCCGTGTATATGGACAAATATACATGTTCATTGTAAAGGCGGCAACATGAATTGTCAAGATATTACACAGGCGCGCCCGAACCGCCGCCTGTGCCGCTAAGGTGTATGACCGGGACATCGTCCCGCCTGCCCCGGGCGGAACGCAGCAAAAAAAGGCAGATCTCCCGTTCCACCGGGCGAACAAGCAGCGAATCGGTGCCCCTTCACTCAACGGTTCCCGATCGCGGCGAAGGGCAACATGCTTCTCGACGCAAAAATGTCAGTTATAGCCGCATTCGCCGTGACATCCCCGCCTTTTAGAAAAAGGCGTCCCAGCAGTAGCTGGGACGCCTTCGTACGGTTACTCGTCAAGCAGCCCGAACTCGTCTTGCTGCGGTTCGCCGCCCGCCTCGCCGGCATCGATGCCGTAATGTTTACGAATGGCGCGGGCGATCTCGTCGGCGATGTGAGGGTTTTCTTTCAAAAACTGCTTCGCGTTTTCCCGCCCTTGGCCGAGCCGTTCGTCTTTGTACGAATACCACGAACCGCTCTTTTGCACGATGTCAAGCTCGGACGCCATATCGATAATTTCCCCTTCGCGAGAAATGCCTTCGCCGTACATAATGTCGACGTCGGCCGTTTTAAACGGCGGAGCGACTTTGTTTTTGACGACTTTGATTTTCGTTTTGTTGCCCACCATGTCATTGCCTTGTTTAATTTGCTCGGCGCGGCGCACCTCTAGGCGGACGGAAGCGTAAAACTTAAGCGCCCGTCCCCCTGGCGTCGTTTCCGGATTGCCGAACATAACCCCAACTTTTTCGCGAATTTGGTTGATGAAGATGGCGATCGTTTTCGATTTGTTAATGGCGCCGGACAGCTTGCGGAGCGCCTGCGACATGAGGCGGGCTTGCAAGCCGACGTGGGCGTCGCCCATCTCCCCTTCAATTTCTGCTTTCGGCACGAGCGCCGCCACCGAGTCGATGACGATAATATCGACCGCACCGCTTCGCACGAGCGCTTCAGCAATTTCGAGCGCCTGTTCGCCTGTGTCGGGTTGGGAAAGCAACAACTCATCGATGTTGACCCCTAATTTTTGTGCATAAATCGGATCAAGCGCATGCTCTGCGTCGATGAAAGCTGCCTGCCCACCCCGTTTTTGCACTTCAGCGATCGCATGAAGGGCAACGGTCGTTTTCCCGGACGATTCCGGACCGTAAATCTCGACGATTCGCCCGCGCGGGTAACCGCCGACGCCCAACGCGATGTCGAGCGCCAGCGAGCCGCTCGGAACGGTCGAGATTTGCCGCTCCGCCTGCTCGCCGAGCTTCATAATAGCCCCCTTGCCAAACTGTCGTTCAATTTGTTTTAATGCCTGCTCTAAGGCGGCTTGACGATCTTGGTTCACTAACCTACTCCTCCTTAATTCTAAAGCTACTTATACTATACCGCGTTTTGCGGCCATTGCCAAGCAAAAAATCGAACGTTTATTCGTTTTTTCAATGGGGAAACTAGCAACAATCACCATGCTTATGCGGTGGAAGACAACAGTGTGCGGTGGAATATTTTAAGGGGAAGAAGCGGCCGGTCAGTCGCCGGCCGCGAGCGTCTCTAACAAAAAGAAGCAACCGTATTTGGCGGTGCGGACGCGAATGTCATCGCGCGTGCCGGATAAGGTGAGGCGGTGGACGGCTGTGTCGCGCCCGCGGACGGCGATGCCGACATAAACGGTGCCGGGCGGGTGGCCCTCAAGCGGGTCGGGGCCGGCGACGCCGGTAAAGCTGATGCCAACATCAGCGCCGCACATCGCGCGGACGTTTTCGGCAAGCAAGCGGGCGCACGGTTCGCTCACCGCCCCGTCCGTCTCAAGCAGCGGCTGCGGCACGCCAAGCATCCTTTCTTTCACGCCGTTTGTGTAGCAGACGACGCCGCCTTGCACGACAGCCGACGCGCCCGGGATGGCTGTCAGCTGTTCGAGAAACCGCCCGCCGGTCAGGCTCTCAGCCGCAGCGACCGTCCATCCTCTTTCTTTTAACCGTTCGATCGTTTTCGTAAACAACGTTTCGTCGTTATATCCGTAACAATAGCGGCCGACGCGCGTCAAAATGGCCGCTTCCGTTTGATCAAGCAACCGTTTCGCCTCCGCCTGATCCCGGTGCTTCGCCGTCAGGCGGAGCGTTACTTCCCCATCGCCGGCCAGCGGGGCGATCGTCGGATTGGACTGGGCGTCAATCAAATCGGCGATCGCCGTTTCCAACGCCGATTCACCGATGCCAAAAAAGCGAAGCACGCGCGATTCGATGCGCTCTGAAAGCGAAAACGCGCTGCGCAAAAACGCGCGTCCGTATTTTGTAAACATCGGCCGCATTTCTTTCGGCGGCCCGGGCAGCAGCATGTATGTAATGCCATTGACTGAAAGCGCCATCCCCGGCGCCATGCCGTGCTCGTTTTTCAACACTGCCGATCCTTCCAAAACGAGCGCCTGCTTTTTGTTGTTTTCTGTCATTGGCCGGTTCGTGCGGACAAAGTACGCTTCAATCGCCCGCAACGCCTCCTCGTCAGTGACGAGCCGGCGGCCGAGCAGACGGGCGATCGTCTCTTTCGTCAAATCGTCTTTCGTCGGGCCGAGCCCGCCGGTGAAAAGGATCAAGTCTGCCCTGGCCTGTGCCACGTTGACCGCCTGTTCGAGACGGGCGGCATTGTCGCCGACGGCGGTATGGAAATAGACGTTAATGCCAAGTTCGGCGAGCTGCTGCGACAAAAACTGGGCGTTCGTGTTGGCAATTTGTCCGAGCAGCAACTCGGAGCCGACAGCGATAATTTCCGCATTCAACGGACGTTATCCCCCTTTCTGGCCGGCTATTTTGAATGGGAAAAAGCATGTTTGTTTTTCACAAAGTAATCCCAACCGGACCAAATGGTGAAAATCACCGCCACCCAAAGCGCCAAATCGGCAAACGGGAACGAGATGAGCGAAAATGGAACATTATGCAGCAACAGGGCGGAGATCGCCACAATTTGCGTCCACGTCTTAATTTTTCCAAGCACGTTGGCGGCGACCACTTCCCCTTCGCCGGCGAGCACCAACCGCAGCCCGGTGACGGCAAACTCGCGGCTGATGATGACAATCACCATCCACGCCGGAGCGGAGCCAAGCTCGACAAGCACGATGAGCGCTGCCGATACAAGCAGTTTATCGGCGAGCGGATCTAAAAATTTCCCTAAATTTGTCACCAATCCGTATTTGCGGGCGTAATAGCCGTCAATCCAGTCGGTCGTTGAAGCGATGATGAAAATGAGCGCGCCGATAAGATGGGCCATCGGGAGCACCGTCTTACCGATTTGGATGCTTCCCCATCCGAACGGAACAAGCATCACGATCAAGAAAAACGGGATGAGCATAATGCGCGCTATCGTAATTTTATTCGGCAAGTTCACAACGAATACCTCCGCTAGTTCAACATCGATCCGGACAAAGAAGCGGCTTCCTTTCCGCGAAAAAGCCGCTTTTTGCCGTTATTGTTTTAGGATGAAACGCAGCTTTTGGTACACTTCGTCTTTCGGGGCAAACGGATAAGCAAACGGCTGGCCGTTTACTTTCATGTCGACGTCGAGCGTGCGCCCGATTTTTACCCATACTTCGCTTTCGGCTGACAAGTCGAACGTTTTCGTTTGCCCTTTTGTTAAGTTGCCGCGGTAAAACGAATGGCCTTTCGTGTTGTACACTTCGACCCATGACGTCCCTTTGGATGCCAATTCAATGGAAAAAGAACCATCATGTTTCACCTCGATGGTCGCTGTATTGCCTTGCTTTGTCGTCACGCTGAGCGCAGCGGCCGGGGAAGCCGGCTTTTCTTCCCCGGCCGCCGGCGCCGGCTGTTCGTTTTCCTCTTTGACCTTCTCATCCGTTTCCTTCGCTCGTTGCTTTTCTTTCGCCTGTTCAAGCGGCGAGTTTTTCGGGCTTTCGACCTCCGCCGTCTCCGGGCTCGTCCGCGCCGGCGGCTCGCTCGCCGTGCCGCGCTGAAGCAGCACCCAAACAAGAACAGCCGCCCCGATGACAACTGCCGCAGCGATCAGCTTCGGCAGCCAATCGAGCCATTTCGCCCCCTCGGCAGAAAGCTGCTGGCGCGTTTTCACGCGTGACAGCGGCTGCGGAATATCATCTTGATAAGACTGCGGAATGTCTTGTTTATATTGTTCAAACAGCTCGTCCGGGTCGAGGCCGACCGCCTCGGCGTATTGCCTGATGAAGGCGCGCACATAAAAGTTGCCCGGCATGATGGCGTAATTTCCTTCCTCGATGCCGATCAAATACCGCTTCTGAATTTTCGTCATCTCCTGCAGCTCGTCCAAGCTAATTTGCTTTTCCTCCCGCGCTTCCCGCAAACGTTTTCCTAATTCCGTCAACGGCCAACACCTTCCATTTTTTTAATTAAAACCCAAATTCAGAAAAGCCGTCGCCGCCCAACAAGGACGGGCGCTCGATCGCTTCGTAGGAAATATCTTCGTCCGGCTCATGGCGCAGCTCGATAATATAATGAAAATCGTCAAGCGTATATTCCGTATGGCGAACAAAAATGTCCGGATGTTCCACGACTTTCGTCGCCTCAAGGCGCATCAGTTCGCGAACGAGCTGCCAGTGCTGCTCATTCGCCCGGCGCGTCGAGACGATGCCATCAATGATGAAAATGTTGTCCTCGCTATATTCATCCTCCATCAGCTGGGTGCGGATCGTCTGTTTGATCAGCGTCGATGATACAAACAGCCATCGCTTATTGGCGCACACGCTGGCGGCGACGATCGACTCCGTCTTGCCGACGCGCGGCATTCCGCGAATGCCGACAAGCTTATGCCCTTTTTCTTTAAACAGTTCCGCCATAAAATCGACAAGCAGCCCGAGTTCGTCGCGGACAAAGCGGAACGTTTTTTTATCGTCGGCATCGCGCTGGATGTAACGGCCATGGCGGACGGCCAGACGGTCAAGCAGCTTCGGTTGGCGCAGCTTCGTCACCGTGATGTTGTCCATCGTCCGCAAAATTGTTGACAGCCGTTCAATTTGCTCGTTGTTGTCGCAAAGAAGCAGCATGCCGCGGCGTGAATCCCGGACGCCGTTGATCGTCACGATGTTGATCGACAACATGCCAAGCAGCGATGCAACGTCACCTAACAGCCCCGGGCGGTTGACATGAATTTCGTACTCTAAATACCATTCCTGCTTGCCCATCCCGTCTCCTCCCTTGTCGGTGTCCGCACGAACGCCTTATGCTAAGTTCATACTACTATAATCGCAAACGGAAAAGCAACCGAAAAGGGGAAAGAAAAAAGAGAGGGATTCCCCTCTCTAACGATTGTTATTTTTGTTGGACAAGCTTCACCATCATGTTGGCAAGAACGTGTTGTTCCTTTTCATCGGCCACTTTCCAAAGATCGGCCAGCACCCGTTCCTCCGGATTTTTCGGATCGACGTTTCTTGCCAAGTAGTCCCCGATTTGATAGGCTACGTCCGAGATCACTTGCTGGGTCAACCCTTGTTGTTGCGCTTGTTGGAGCCGATCGGACAAAAAGTCTTTCCATTGTTCAAAGTTATCCAATACCGACATATGCATTCCCTCCTTGATGAACGTTTCAAGGATAGTTTGCCTGCCCGAACAGAAAATATACGTTTAGCAATGCCAACCGCCGTTGACAGAAATGACTTGGCCGGTGATGTAGGAAGCCGCGTCGGATAAAAGAAACGCCACCGTTTTCGCCACTTCTTCAGGCGTGCCGAGCCGACCGGCCGGGATTTCGTCAGCCAGCGCTTCAAGCTCCTCAGCGCTGAACGCTCGCAGCATATCGGTAGCAATCGCCCCAGGCGCGACCGCGTTGACGCGGATGCCGCTCGGTGCAAGCTCTTTAGCGAGCGCTTTGGCGAACGCATTCTGCCCGCCTTTTGTCATCGAATACACCGCTTCACACGATGCACCGCAAAGCCCCCAAATCGACGAAATAAACACAATATGGCCACGCTTTCTCGAGATCATCGGCGGCAGCAGTTTTTTCACGAGCTGCGCCGGACTCGTCACATGGAGACGCACCATCCGCTCGATCAGTTCATCATTCATATCGGTCAGCAATCCGTAATAGCTCGCCCCGCTGTTATAAATGATGGCGTCCACCGGGCGGTCGATTTGCGAAAGAAGCTCCTCGACTCCGCCAGGCGCGGACAAGTCGGCTTCAAGCAGGACGACGTGCGTGTCTGCAAGCTCTTTTTGTAACGTTTCGACCGGCACCCGCCGCCGATAGTAATGAAGCAGCAGCCCGTAGCCGGCTTTGGCCAGCTCGCGGGCGATGCTTTGCCCGATGCCGCCGGAAGCGCCAGTGATTAATGCGTAATTCATCAGACGTTCTCCCCTTCCTTTTGCCGCAAAAAAGCATCCTTCTCATGAAGGATGCCGTCATTGTCCTTTTGGCACAACTTCACAAACAGCGATTTGCGAGTCGCGGAAGCACGAGTCGGCGACAGCAGCAATATCGTCAAGCGCAAGTGACGAGAGCGCCGGCAAAATGTCAAACAAGCTGGCGCCGTAAAAAGCGTAGCGCGTAAACTGGTTGGCGATGTATTCCGGCGAGTTGAGCGCGCGCAAAAAGGCGCCCATTTTTTTCTTTTTCACCCGCTCGAGCTCATCTTTTTGCACTGCATCGGCTGAAAACGACCGCAGCACCTCCTGCACCTCTGCCGCAAGCCGTTCCGCATCTCTCGTGTCGCCGCCGACAAGGGCAAAGCCAAATTCGCGCTCTTCCGTATAGTCGTACATAAACGTATCGTCAATCAACCCTTCACGGTACAGCCGTTCGTAATGCGGCGAGCTTTTGCCGAACAAGTAATCGAGCAGCACGTGAAACGCGAGCTCATGGCGAAGCTTTTGGCCGCCGGCATTCGGTACGGACGGCGCTTTAATGCCGACAAAACATTTATTCGTCTGCACATGCATCGGAATGACTTTTTTCTTTTCCGCCACGCCGCTTGGTTCTTCGTACACAAACCGCTTCACCTCCGGCGCTTGCGGGAACGACTTCTTCGCCTGGTTGTCGCGGATTTGCTGCATCATTTTTTGTTCATCGACCGGGCCGACAACAAACAACAACATGTTGCTCGGGTGATAAAACGTTTCGTAACATTCATACAGCAGTTCTTTTGTAATCTCGGCGATCGATTCGATCGTGCCGGCGATGTCAATTTTGACCGGATGGTGATGGTACATGCTTTCGATGGCGCCGAAGTAAACGCGCCAATCCGGGTTGTCGTCGTACATGCGAATTTCCTGGCCGATGATGCCTTTTTCTTTTTCGACCGTCTTGTCGGAAAAATACGGCGTTTGCACAAAATCCATCAACGTCTCCAAGTTTTTCTCGACGTTGTCGGTGCTCGAAAACAAATAGGCGGTGCGGGTGAACGTCGTAAAGGCGTTCGCCGAAGCGCCTTGTTTGCTGAACTGTTGAAACACGTCGCCGTCCTCTTTTTCAAACAGCTTATGTTCTAAAAAATGGGCGATGCCGTCCGGGACGCGTTTCATTTCCGTTTTTCCAAGCGGGACGAACTGGTTGTCAACCGAACCGTAGTTCGTCGTAAACGTCGCATACGTTTTATGAAACCCTTTTTTCGGCAAAATGTAGACATCAAGGCCATTGTCCATTTTTTCATAAAACAGCGCTTCTTGCAGCGTTTCATACACCCGTTTTTCCATCTTCCGTCGCCCCCTCCATTCCGGTCAGAAAGTACACCGTATCGAGCGCCACCTTTTCGGCGACGCGCACGACATCCTCGCGCGTCACGCCGTCTGTGCCGGCAAGCCATTCGTCTAACGGGCGTTTCCGCGTTGAGACGACGTTATGGTACAGCACCTCGACAAGCCCGCGCGGCGTATCGAGCGTCTCAAGCAGCTGGTTGCGGATGACCGCTTTTGTTTGCGCCATTTCTTCATCCGTAAAATCGCCGTTTTTCATCGCCTGCATTTGTTCATCAATGATGCGGCGCGCCTTCTCGTAATTGGCCGGCTCAATGCCGGACATGACGAGCAAAAGCCCTTTATGGCTTTCAAGCCGGGATGCGGCATAATAGGCGAGGCTCGCCTTCTCGCGCACATTGATAAACAACTTCGAATGGGAAAACCCGCCGAAAATGCCGTTAAACAGCTGCAAGGCGTAATAATCGCCATCCTCGTACGTCACGTTTGTGCGGTAGCCGATGTTCAGTTTCCCTTGCTTGACATCTTGCCGCTCGATGACTTCATTCGCTTCCCCTCGTGCTTTTGCCGGAGCGAGCGGCGCGCGCGCCGACGGCGGACGGTCAGGGAGAGAAAAGCGCTGCTTTACGGCAGCGAGCACGGTCTCCTCATCGACATCGCCGATGACATACAAGTCAAGCTCATCTTCGGCTAGCGCCTGTTCGTAATAGCGGTGCAGCTGTTCGGCCGTGATGGCGTCAACATCCCCAAGCTCGCCGTTTGGCGAGAGGGCGTACGGCTCGCCTTTGCACATCTCTTGCACGAGGCGCATGCTCGCATAGCGCATTTTATCATCATATACCGCTTGAATGCGCTGGCTTAGCGCCCGCTTTTCCCGGGCGACGATGTCTTCAACAAACCGGCCGCCTTCAAGCGCCGGGCGGAACAAGAGATCGGCGAGCAGTTGAAGCGCTTTCTCTAGAAGCGGCGTTTGCTCCGGCAAAAACCGCTCGTTCGCCACATCAATGCGGATCGTCATAATATGGTCTTCGCCTTTTTTCGTTAAATCGACGTTCAGCGTCGCGCCGTACAGCTCATCCAGGTAAGTGCGCAGCGCCTTGACGCTCGGGTAATCAGCCGTGCCGCTTTGCAAGACGTACGGAAGCAGCGCGCGCAGCGTCACCGTCTCCCTAGCGAGCGGCGCTTTCATTTTCCAGACGAGTGTATTCGTTTTGTACTTATCGGTCGAAATCGTATGGACACGAACCGGTCCGACCGCCGTTACTTTTTCGTCGACCAATCAAACTCCTCCTTCTCCTTCATAAAGTGGACGGTATGCTTATTGTGAGATGTCTTATCAACAATATACCTTTTGCCAAGCGGAAAATGCAAATAAATCCATCGCTCCTCTCCGCCGGACCAACAAAAAAGCGGCTGCCCGTTTTTGTTCGGACAGCCTGCCTGCTTATCGTTTTCCTTTCACATATGGCGTGCCGGCCGCTTTCGGCGCTTCGGCACGGCCGATAAAGCCGGCGAGCGCTAAAATCGTGAGCACATAAGGGGCAATCAGCAAATACACCGTCGGAACGTTTTCTAAAAACGGAATTGTTTGTCCAACGATGCTTAAACTTTGCGCCAATCCGAAAAACAGCGCCGCCCCCATCGCACCAATCGGATGCCATTTGCCAAAAATCATCGCCGCGAGCGCCATAAATCCGTGCCCGGAAATCGTTGCATGGCTGAAGTCGCGGGAGATGATCGTGGCATACACCGCACCGCCTAGGCCGCCGAGCGCTCCGCTGATCATGACGGCGATATAGCGCATTTGGGCGACGTTAATCCCCATCGTATCGGCCGCCATCGGATGTTCGCCAACGGCGCGCAGCCGAAGGCCAAACGGAGTTTTATAAATGACATACCAAGACACGAACGCCAAAATAATCGCGATATACGACGGCGCGTACGCATTGGAAAACAGCAGCGGGCCAATGACCGGAATATCGCTTAACACCGGCACGTCAATTTTGTCAAATCCGACTTGAATTTGATCTGTTTGCCCTTTGCCGTACATTTTTTTCACCAAAAACAGCGACAAGCCGAGGGCC is part of the Geobacillus sp. 46C-IIa genome and encodes:
- a CDS encoding DUF3388 domain-containing protein, with product MGKQEWYLEYEIHVNRPGLLGDVASLLGMLSINIVTINGVRDSRRGMLLLCDNNEQIERLSTILRTMDNITVTKLRQPKLLDRLAVRHGRYIQRDADDKKTFRFVRDELGLLVDFMAELFKEKGHKLVGIRGMPRVGKTESIVAASVCANKRWLFVSSTLIKQTIRTQLMEDEYSEDNIFIIDGIVSTRRANEQHWQLVRELMRLEATKVVEHPDIFVRHTEYTLDDFHYIIELRHEPDEDISYEAIERPSLLGGDGFSEFGF
- a CDS encoding DUF3243 domain-containing protein; the encoded protein is MSVLDNFEQWKDFLSDRLQQAQQQGLTQQVISDVAYQIGDYLARNVDPKNPEERVLADLWKVADEKEQHVLANMMVKLVQQK
- the recA gene encoding recombinase RecA, whose protein sequence is MNQDRQAALEQALKQIERQFGKGAIMKLGEQAERQISTVPSGSLALDIALGVGGYPRGRIVEIYGPESSGKTTVALHAIAEVQKRGGQAAFIDAEHALDPIYAQKLGVNIDELLLSQPDTGEQALEIAEALVRSGAVDIIVIDSVAALVPKAEIEGEMGDAHVGLQARLMSQALRKLSGAINKSKTIAIFINQIREKVGVMFGNPETTPGGRALKFYASVRLEVRRAEQIKQGNDMVGNKTKIKVVKNKVAPPFKTADVDIMYGEGISREGEIIDMASELDIVQKSGSWYSYKDERLGQGRENAKQFLKENPHIADEIARAIRKHYGIDAGEAGGEPQQDEFGLLDE
- a CDS encoding helix-turn-helix domain-containing protein, which translates into the protein MTELGKRLREAREEKQISLDELQEMTKIQKRYLIGIEEGNYAIMPGNFYVRAFIRQYAEAVGLDPDELFEQYKQDIPQSYQDDIPQPLSRVKTRQQLSAEGAKWLDWLPKLIAAAVVIGAAVLVWVLLQRGTASEPPARTSPETAEVESPKNSPLEQAKEKQRAKETDEKVKEENEQPAPAAGEEKPASPAAALSVTTKQGNTATIEVKHDGSFSIELASKGTSWVEVYNTKGHSFYRGNLTKGQTKTFDLSAESEVWVKIGRTLDVDMKVNGQPFAYPFAPKDEVYQKLRFILKQ
- a CDS encoding ABC transporter permease gives rise to the protein MNVYDVLQTIIPTAIFFAAPLIFTALGGVFSERSGVVNIGLEGLMIIGAFIGVVFNLTFADQLGPLTPWLALVAAIVVGALFSLLHAVASVTFRADQVVSGVAINFLALGLSLFLVKKMYGKGQTDQIQVGFDKIDVPVLSDIPVIGPLLFSNAYAPSYIAIILAFVSWYVIYKTPFGLRLRAVGEHPMAADTMGINVAQMRYIAVMISGALGGLGGAVYATIISRDFSHATISGHGFMALAAMIFGKWHPIGAMGAALFFGLAQSLSIVGQTIPFLENVPTVYLLIAPYVLTILALAGFIGRAEAPKAAGTPYVKGKR
- the ymfI gene encoding elongation factor P 5-aminopentanone reductase, whose product is MNYALITGASGGIGQSIARELAKAGYGLLLHYYRRRVPVETLQKELADTHVVLLEADLSAPGGVEELLSQIDRPVDAIIYNSGASYYGLLTDMNDELIERMVRLHVTSPAQLVKKLLPPMISRKRGHIVFISSIWGLCGASCEAVYSMTKGGQNAFAKALAKELAPSGIRVNAVAPGAIATDMLRAFSAEELEALADEIPAGRLGTPEEVAKTVAFLLSDAASYITGQVISVNGGWHC
- the yfmH gene encoding EF-P 5-aminopentanol modification-associated protein YfmH — protein: MEKRVYETLQEALFYEKMDNGLDVYILPKKGFHKTYATFTTNYGSVDNQFVPLGKTEMKRVPDGIAHFLEHKLFEKEDGDVFQQFSKQGASANAFTTFTRTAYLFSSTDNVEKNLETLMDFVQTPYFSDKTVEKEKGIIGQEIRMYDDNPDWRVYFGAIESMYHHHPVKIDIAGTIESIAEITKELLYECYETFYHPSNMLLFVVGPVDEQKMMQQIRDNQAKKSFPQAPEVKRFVYEEPSGVAEKKKVIPMHVQTNKCFVGIKAPSVPNAGGQKLRHELAFHVLLDYLFGKSSPHYERLYREGLIDDTFMYDYTEEREFGFALVGGDTRDAERLAAEVQEVLRSFSADAVQKDELERVKKKKMGAFLRALNSPEYIANQFTRYAFYGASLFDILPALSSLALDDIAAVADSCFRDSQIAVCEVVPKGQ
- the yfmF gene encoding EF-P 5-aminopentanol modification-associated protein YfmF, giving the protein MVDEKVTAVGPVRVHTISTDKYKTNTLVWKMKAPLARETVTLRALLPYVLQSGTADYPSVKALRTYLDELYGATLNVDLTKKGEDHIMTIRIDVANERFLPEQTPLLEKALQLLADLLFRPALEGGRFVEDIVAREKRALSQRIQAVYDDKMRYASMRLVQEMCKGEPYALSPNGELGDVDAITAEQLHRYYEQALAEDELDLYVIGDVDEETVLAAVKQRFSLPDRPPSARAPLAPAKARGEANEVIERQDVKQGKLNIGYRTNVTYEDGDYYALQLFNGIFGGFSHSKLFINVREKASLAYYAASRLESHKGLLLVMSGIEPANYEKARRIIDEQMQAMKNGDFTDEEMAQTKAVIRNQLLETLDTPRGLVEVLYHNVVSTRKRPLDEWLAGTDGVTREDVVRVAEKVALDTVYFLTGMEGATEDGKTGV
- the rny gene encoding ribonuclease Y, giving the protein MGSIIISALLALVIGAVVGFFVRKSIAEAKIGGAKAAAEQLIEEAKRAADALKKEALLEAKDEIHKLRTEAERDIRDRRSELQKQENRLMQKEENLDRKDEALNKREALLEAKEEALNERQQHIEQMESKVETLVKQQQTELERISGLTRDDARQLILERVEKELSHEIAMMVKEAETRAKEEADKRAKAILSLAIQRCAADHVAETTVSVVNLPNDEMKGRIIGREGRNIRTLETLTGIDLIIDDTPEAVILSGFDPIRRETARIALDKLVQDGRIHPARIEEMVEKARREVDEHIREVGEQTTFEVGVHGLHPDLIKILGRLKFRTSYGQNVLKHSVEVAFLAGLMAAELGEDEMLARRAGLLHDIGKAIDHEVEGSHVEVGVELATKYKEHPVVINSIASHHGDTEPTSVIAVLVAAADALSAARPGARSETLENYIRRLEKLEEIAESYEGVEKSYAIQAGREVRIMVKPDMIDDLEAHRLARDIRKRIEEELDYPGHIKVTVIRETRAVEYAK
- the pgsA gene encoding CDP-diacylglycerol--glycerol-3-phosphate 3-phosphatidyltransferase, which encodes MNLPNKITIARIMLIPFFLIVMLVPFGWGSIQIGKTVLPMAHLIGALIFIIASTTDWIDGYYARKYGLVTNLGKFLDPLADKLLVSAALIVLVELGSAPAWMVIVIISREFAVTGLRLVLAGEGEVVAANVLGKIKTWTQIVAISALLLHNVPFSLISFPFADLALWVAVIFTIWSGWDYFVKNKHAFSHSK
- a CDS encoding competence/damage-inducible protein A, coding for MNAEIIAVGSELLLGQIANTNAQFLSQQLAELGINVYFHTAVGDNAARLEQAVNVAQARADLILFTGGLGPTKDDLTKETIARLLGRRLVTDEEALRAIEAYFVRTNRPMTENNKKQALVLEGSAVLKNEHGMAPGMALSVNGITYMLLPGPPKEMRPMFTKYGRAFLRSAFSLSERIESRVLRFFGIGESALETAIADLIDAQSNPTIAPLAGDGEVTLRLTAKHRDQAEAKRLLDQTEAAILTRVGRYCYGYNDETLFTKTIERLKERGWTVAAAESLTGGRFLEQLTAIPGASAVVQGGVVCYTNGVKERMLGVPQPLLETDGAVSEPCARLLAENVRAMCGADVGISFTGVAGPDPLEGHPPGTVYVGIAVRGRDTAVHRLTLSGTRDDIRVRTAKYGCFFLLETLAAGD